The Biomphalaria glabrata chromosome 7, xgBioGlab47.1, whole genome shotgun sequence region ACTTAAGTATCCTCTCGATCAACCCTCTTCGTTTTCTGTTCTataggcgccctaaaaataaaGCTCGGAATAAAGGAAAACCCCCGCCATGGGGTCCTTGCCCCGTATACTGCTGAGGGATCTTACAGTCTTCTTTAGACCCctatggtttttttttgtgtgttttttttgttaattttatattgTACTAGCCAGATATGACCCACAGCGTGCGGGCCTTAATTTTGGTATTAATGATCTACTGTTtggaatttagatctatgttttgttttgtttgtaaaatgttttacataattcggatgttccttcagagttgaagatagtttacttcctagtccaaacctcccgcaggacgacgggggatgggagcgggcagggtttgaaccctcgaccgtcgataaatccgaacgacagtccagcgagcaaaccgcacgaccaggcagccatccgatgagTTATCCAACATGTCCAACATGGAGAATgtttatttcacattttttattttgccacgaaaataaaagtagagtgggtttacccgttcagccgacatattcatatctaatatataatataatataaaatgctgtcaaaacgggtttacccgatgtGTTAaatagtttctttctttaatagagatagaATTAGCtacttttgtctatttttagggccttgcggttgtgggagggacatttaACATACTCTActgtctccgccatgatctaggGAACATTTATGCCACGTTTTATCAAGATGAGTCAAACggtttcgatttttttttcggggaaaTTCATACAtaacatacgccttactttgtgctttatattatagatatagaaaatacgaaaaacatgcatatatgtaataaataatCGCTTTCCCGATTTTACAATTTCGAAACGGAAATGATAAATCTGTTAGTGCAATCTAGGTCGATTGAGCTATTGTATTCTGCTTCTTTATGAAATgcttgtttccccccccccttttttttttttttaaatatttgttcgtTCATTATCTCCCTTAGTCTACGCCTGCGATAATGTCCCCCTGCTATCAGCAGTAATAGCAGGAAAGACTAGTTGTTAACTTGTTGGTCTCcctgattcccccccccccccccccgccatccTCAGCCTTTCATTATCAGGCACGTGCTTGAATTATTACCTTTTGGCCACGTGATCAATGTTGCCTGTTTGATTGGTTGTCTCTATTTCATATTCTAATGTCATAGGTTTGCGTTTTCTAGGTCAGTCAtctactgtattttttttttggttctcaTGTCTTGTATGTTAACTAGTTAACATTGTCAGATGTCACATCCTGTCCCGACTGTTGACTGTATTGACTGTTCTCCATTTAGCTATTCTATAGATCTTCAATTATATTTCAAGAAACATCTCATAAAACTAACCTGAAATTGAAACCGGGAAATGTCTTTAGTTTGTCAGCACTTTTACCTCCTTTCTATCAATTCCCTCCccgtctgtctggtcaaaatcttTTCCACagtatttctcccatttcccattctcggatcaagttgaaacttttgcacGATTATTCATTGTCGGTGACAGCAGATGAATCAATGAATTATTaaatcaattaactaattagtcgtcattaattctttttgttttatatggagTCTTGTGAAGGCTAATGTAGAGAATTCGGTCGTTCGTAAATTAGACAAataaaacaatctttttttaaaaaaggtactTGAATAGCTCTGTGGTAAACACGTTGGCCTTACATCATGGAGtctcaagttcgaattcagactcgagtaacctttttttttatataaaattgctttttttttttttttttgccattgaAATGACATcacggaaaccttcttccaTTGCCAACTCTCCACTGGGTCATAAAAGTGATTGGACGTTAGTACACTGAAACGTGAAAGTTGCgtagaacttaaaaaaaaaattgttttcaatcCCACTACATCTTTGTTACATCACgattgtttttaagtatttcatTCTATATAAGCGAGTTGTTGCTGCGTTTTTATTCaagtattgtttatatttaactttgttttatttctcattCTTTTTAAAGCCACAGTTTTAGTTGTAACGCAGTCGTTCTACCCTCGTGTGTCGAGGCAAATGAAAAGTGGAAGTTATCTTGTTTGTCTCCTACTTCCGGTTCTCTCGCGTTCTCTCCACAGACTTCGCCCTTAaaacagaaattaaaacaaTTCTGTGCTGGCTGTTGTTGTACTTTGTAGTCACCAAAAAAATAATCTCCGAACCATGACACTCAGCTAGTGAAGACATTAGTAATGACTATGAGGTTCGTTTTTTACGCCCGAGTGGAGAGCCTCGTCTGCTTGGCTTATGCACTCATGCTCTGAGTCTCCAAGATGAGGTGCGCTTAGAAAATGGCTGTATTAAATGtataacttttacatttttacttaATGAATTGAATCAAAACACCCTCGGCTCATATTTAATGCTTTGAACCAAAGCACCCTTGGCTTACATGTAAAATGTAGCACTTGAGTAATAATGCATGTTAAGGGGTTGTGTAGGGTTCTGTTACACTAAATTTTAGCAAAATTATTTCCTGCCTCACATTACGCCCCtgttaaaacttatttttattttcaaaagcaAGTAAATTGACAATGattatatagaatctatttttaaagcaaattacaGAAGGCAATCCATATTTTTAGTCAGATTTTCATTTTCATAATTTTAATCCTGAACTGGGTCATTGATCTTCGCCGACAGGGTTTCAGACGAAGAAAGAACTCGGGTTCATGAGTCCAAAAAGACCAGGCAGTAATCTGTCTCATTAAGTTCAATTCTGTGACACGCGTCATGACAAAATGTGTGACAATTTCCCCCCGCGATAAGTTGTTTGgtcaatttaacaaaataatctttttttttaatagtgcgTGCGTCTGTAGGAGCGTTCGTGCTCCATTTATCTGCGGCAAATGTTTCACTATTTCGTTAGGCAAGGTGACACAAGGGGAGACAAAATTGACTCACGATGTTAGAAGTTCCCTGACATCTCTAGTTTTAATCCTGTTCCCATTAGAGGTCATTATACGCTCTCATTCTTCAGTGGTAGATCTGTGTATAATGGCTTTATGGCACATCTTTTAAAATGCAcaatattttgtaattatttaagCCAAAACTATCTGAAGTGTATGAACCAGTTGTTAGTCTCCAGTTTCGTGCTCTTGGGGCATATAGATCATGTTGTAATACTATTTCATATATTGTATATAACTCCTACTTGAGTTTTAATGGTTTATATTATAGTTAACTGCACCAcgcatttatttactaaaatATAGAGCACAccattcaaaaaaataaatcttgtagTTTGCAATACCGAGAAGCTCATTCGTCGAGTGTTTTGATATAAGCACcatcccttttttaaaaacattgtacATGGCAACtcgaagtttcaaattcaaagaACACGATGTCCTACTATCGCGAACGTTTGAGAACCACCGTTACGCGCATGTGTACTGTCCCTATTTCTTTGTTTCACTGCTACAAGTTGTAgcccttgttttgttttcttgtgttcTGTCATGCGTGGCTGGAGCTCAGCTAACCGTGACCCGAATCCTGCATAGGTTCGCGCCTTTTTTTGTATGACTCTACATTCAACAATTAGACCCCcagctttttttccccctatcTATTATTAGCGAGCACAAGTGAAAGAAATCTCTCCCTTGTTTACACAGTAAGCTATTCGGTCATACCTACACAGTCACACGACTCTGACTTGTTTATGACTTTCGTAGTTTTGAAATAATCACTTTGATTGAAGCCATGTTAGTGTGGAGATGTGCTCCAGAGGttctaaagaacaaaaaaaaaaagggacagcACTCAATATGCAGATcactaaaagaaaaattaagcaGTTTTTCTGTAATTAAGTTTTATTCTCTGGCACTTTGGGGgcaataaatatttcagtacCACAAATAACAAGTAGGCTTCAGTTGCTTGTAAAAAATGGGCGTCAGTTACCTTGTTTGCCTGCAACAACCAATGGCCATTTGCATGTTCCTACCAGTAAGCTTCGATTTCTTCTGTTGGATTTTGTGAGGTCAAACTTGTGTAGGAGTTGCTTGTTGAGAAGGGTCAAGGGCTTGCTGTACCAGAGATCTGGTTATAATTTATAGAGCCTCCTTACATACTATTCATCTAGATACACTGTGATATTTCTATAGAGAACTAAGGGTCAGGTTTAACCACATAGATCTTTTACCATTTACCACATTTATCATTTATCACACACACCTTTGCCGCATTGACATTTACCACCTATACCACAAGTACCTTACCATGACCTTTACCACATAGACCTTTTTACACATAGTCCTTTTCCACAGACCTGTACTATAAGGAACCCTACCGCCTAGACCTTTACCACAAATGCCTTTACAAAATGGAACTTTACCACATATGCGTCACTAGGATGCTCGAGCATTCAAATATTGAGacatattttataatttgaTAAATCGAAGGAGCTTTGTGGTATTCGAGCGTACAAAACTCAGGTAGAGAATAAAAATCTAACATTTTGAACTAAGCACGGCTTTATCCAATAATTCTAAGTATGTCTCATGCCTACGCTAGAACTTCTATTTTAGATCTTATAGCCAATTAAAGAAGGGAACTCTTTCAGATATAGAGGAAAGAATCTTGTAATAAAAAGGGTTTACAATGTAGGgtggcattaaaataaaattgcgaatcAGGTTTTTAAAGTTACTTTCATAACGGTCTCTGAGtgagtagtgtgtgtgtgtgcccgTGTTGTAACTCAAAGGACGGATCTGACTGTCTAATTAGCGCACAGATGCCGCCATGCTAAGTTAACACGGGAGGTAATCAAGTCAATATATTTTCCTCTTccttgcctctctctctctctctctctcctctctctctctctctctctctcctttatCACTCGggcctcattaaaaaaaaaagccaccgaacaataaacaaattagcTCCTAATGATTGCGTCCATAGTTACAGCGGCCATTTTCGCAATTAAGCCGTATATAAATTCCGTCCTCGTTTCATCGATACAGAGACCATCTGGTGATAGGACCAGGGAAAGTACCAGAGGGGCGCgcgtgtgtgtggggaggggtgTCGTAAGTaggagaagaaataaaaaattaatttaaatatttattattagagTGAACATCGGAGGCGGGGGTTGTGTGGGTTCAAACCttacccctccccctttccaacGCTCTGGATGACATTCTAGACACCTCTGGGAGTAAGAGGCTGAAGGAGGCTTTAATGAAGATGAGCTTATTGTCTAGGCTTTGTCCCAATAAGTAAGTCGTGTCGCGACAGTCGCCTGTCAGTACAGAAGTTGTGAGCTGACGCTGAAACAACATGGGCCTGAACACTTTTGTTAGCTCCTGATCTACGGGCAAATTAaagttagattttaaaaaatagttttgttgtCATGTTTTGATTTTCTTGCTTTTGGTTATagctttaaaattttttatttgttattgtcTGGCTACTTCTTATACGGTATCTGCATTAATATTTCGATGGATACAACCCTACAGTCAGAGCTTATTGACTTCACACTTTGTTTGGTTTGATGAACATGTTCTCTTCTATATCTCAGAGGCTCATTCTTAGAAAAACAGCTTCAACTCATCTTCCAATTCTCTTCCATTTATTTATGAATTGATTGACTATCTTTAATGTCTCGTGCCATTTTTCTAACGAACTTTGTTCTCTCCCACAAGGTGTGGACCTGGCCTTACAAGAGAAACTGGACAAGGAATACGAGGACCTTTTCCGGTGTCAGACTTGCCACAAAATCTTCATCAACATTGACCAGTTGTACTGCCACCAGAATGAACTGGGTCACCTAGAACTCAAACAGACCCCCAGGGGTCCTGGATACTTGTGCTGGAAAAAGGGCTGCAACCAGTACTTTAAGACTGCCTCCACATTACAGGTTCATTTCAGGGAAATCCACGCTAAAAAATCACTGTCAGGGTGTTTGTCCACGCAGGAACTGGAGGCTTACAAGTTTACTTGCAGCCAGTGCAACTTCAGCTTCAAGTCGATTGAGGCGATGCAGAGGCACACGCTCATCCACTTGATGCAGTCGGTGACACAGTGCAGGATATGCTCCAGGAGAGTGAACTCTGTGGCTAAGATGAGGAGGCACTTGGAGATAGTCCATGGCGATCTCAGCCTCTCAGACATGACTGTTCAGATGGAGAGTATAGAAGCCAATGCTTCCCTTTTGTTCAGCAGTCCAGCATATGAACAATTCACTGCCAAAATGCTGCTCAGCAGCACCAAAGCTCATAGCAGGTCTCCAAATGATGACGACGAGTCTGTTATGGGCAATCTACCCAATGGATTTGACAAAAAGGACAATGTTGACAGGCATGATGATGACGTTGATGGCGATGGTATGCCTGAGGGCTATAGGGACAAGCAGTTCATGGAAGATTACGTGAATAGTCAGTCAATGGCAGAGGAGCATTACAAAGATAATAGTCGAAAGTTTAAATGTCACAGGTGCAGAGTGGCATACACAAGCCAGAAATACTTGTTTGCTCACAATAAGACATCTCAGCATAGGCAGTGGGAGATGACAGATAAGTTTGAAGACCCAACAAGACCATATAGGTGCGACATTTGTAAAGAATCATTTACCCAGAAAAATATCCTAATGGTTCATTTTAATTCCGTGTCCCATCTCCACAGGCTGAAACAGCAGACACATATTAACGGAGATAACATTTTTAACACTTCAGCATTATCTTACAACACTACTTCACCTACACCTACCACGCATAGCACCAGTTCTCCAAACTCAACAGTGGCACACACAAATGGCAGTTATGATGCAGTCTCAGAGAGTACTACCACTCCCACTAACAAACCATACAAGTGTAACATCTGCAAAGTCAGCTACAACAACCAGCCCAGCATTGAAATCCATCTCCGATCAGTAGGGCATAAAACCAAAGCCAGTAAGCTATCGGAACTTATTCAGTCTGGCCAAGTGGACATAAGCCAGGCCTTGATTGAACACCCTGACCCAAGAACTGCTGGCAAGCAACAAGCGCAGATTGTTGCTGACATGATTCACCAGCAGGCAACAGCTCAGGCTGCTTCAAATGCAGCAGCTGCCTCGTACTTTAATCTTCAGGGAATGCAAGGTGTCATGGCACAACTTTCACTTTTGCAAGGCATTTTACCAACATCCAGCCATCATCTTTTGGCATCTTCAGCTCAAAACGCACTCGCTGCTACATCCAATGCACACATTGAAGCTTTCTATGCGTCTCTGAATGCTCACAACAACATTAATGCACGAGAATCATCTAGAGCTGAAATCCCTAAAACACCAACACCTAAAGATAAACTTTCAAGGTCTGGCGATGGGGATAAAAttatgaacatgataattaagCAAGATGGAAAGATTGAACCAGTGAGTCATGACAATAAAACCAAACCTGGACTGAATGATTGCAAACTTGTCAAGGATCCGAAAAATCTTACAAAGGAGGAAGAGCTGCCTCCAAATTTTCCCCATGCTCCAATCATATCAAGGCCTCGGGGTTTTATGGGGCGTTTCAAACCCCAGCTGCACCGTAGTTTGCTAGAGAACTTTGGCTTTGAGTGTGTTATGCACTACAACGAAGAAAACTGCATAGAAAATACTAAACCTAAGGATAAGAACCAAGAAGAAATAATCAAGCAGCTCGAGGATAAAGAAGACAAAAAGGAAAATGGTGAGGAAAAGATGGAAGTTGAAGATAAAACCAGTGAAGACAAAGCTGAAGAAGAGAAAAGTCAAGAAGCAGACATTGATGACAAGAAGAATGAGGACAAAGAAAACATGGACTTGCCAGAGCTCAATAAATGCAGGTGTCTGAAGTGCAACAAAGATTTTTCTAACGTTTGGGTTCTCAAGAACCACGAGGAAGAAGTCCACAACAACTTTGTGTCTCCAGCCTACATTGAAAAATTTGGTAGGAAGTTCAGAGAAGACTGGGAGAAAAACGTACCAAAGCTCAATGAAAATGAACAGACGGGGCCAATACAGCTTCCGTCCAATCCACCCACACCTACCAGCAATGCAGAGAAATTGATCCCTTCAGAAATGCCACCTCCTCCACCTCCGACACAAAGTCAGATTCCACAAAATTTTGACTTGTCTCAGCTATCTCAATTGTTGCCTCTGATGGGGCTTAACATGCTACCTATGCACTTGCCTCTCAACTTGCCCATGAACCTCAGCCTCCCAGGTTTTCCTTCTTTAATGATACCTCCACTTGACCTAACACAAAGTTACCTACCTCAAATACAGTCTGCTAATTTGGTGGACACCACAGTCACATCTCAACAACAAATGCAGGCTGCTGCAGCAGTTGCAgctcaacaagctcaaaaccaGAAGAGAGTTCGAACTAGAATCAGTGATGATCAGCTCAAAGTGCTTCGCACATATTTTGACATCAACAACTCACCCAGTGAGGACCAAATCAACAAAATGTCTGATCAGACTGGTCTACCACAGAAAGTTATTAAACATTGGTTCAGGAATACCCTCTTTAAGGAAAGGCAAAGGAACAAAGATTCCCCATACAATTTTAACAACCCACCATCAACTTCCATTGACCTGGATGAATATGACAGAACTGGAAAACTACCAGAAATTAAGCTTGAGccagaagaagaggaagaatcAGGCATGTCAATGTCTCATGACTATAAAAAAGACAATCATGACATGAAAGTAGAAAATGTTTCTGAAAAAGATGATGACCAAGAAGAAGAAATACACAATAATGCACCCCTCAAAATTGATTTAGCACCAAAGAATGAGCCTAGTGATGAGTACAGAAAAGATCAAGAGAGTCATTCCAACACATCCTCACCATCTAACATGTCTTCCATTCCATCAACACCTACAGCATCAGCCCCAGCAACGCCCACCCCTATGATCACAGCAAATGCACTCAATGCTGCCAACTCTCTAACTTTCTCCTTGGAGTCCTATGCTGCAAACATTGCCCGTTTGGAAGCAGCAACATTCCAGAGCATGGGCAAGCGAGCCAACAGGACCAGGTTCACAGACTTTCAAATCAAGACTCTTCAGGATTATTTTGAAAGAAACGCCTACCCCAAAGATGATGAGCTTGAGCACTTGTCTAAAATACTTGGACTCAGTGCCAGAGTTATTGTAGTTTGGTTCCAGAATGCTAGACAGAAAGCTCGCAAAATTTATGAGAACCAACCCTCAGCAGAGAGTGCTAAAGAGATTGCCAGCCCTTTTCAGCGTACTCCAGGATTAAACTACCAATGCAAAAAATGTAGTTCAGTCTTCCAGCGATACTATGAACTAATAAAACATCAGAAGAACTCGTGTGTTGGAGAGTCAAATAATAATCACAAAAATATTCATTCCATGATGGAAGATGATAGCAACTACAGCTTCTCAAATGATGACAATAGTTTCCATGAGCGTCAGTCCACTCCTTCCAATGCACTGAGGGACAGAGATTTCCATGGAAAAATATCTGAAGCTGTTTCTTCCTCATCCTTGACCTCCAGACTTACTGGATCACTTCCAGTAACCTCATCCTCTCTTTTGTCATCCCATGCCAATTCCTCCACCCCAACATTCAAATGTGACAAGTGCTCATTAACATTTATAAGGTACGATTTATGGCAGGAACACCAAAAGACCCATGTGGCACCAGCAATGTACACACCATTCTCATCCAGCTCAGCATTTGGCATGCTCCAGAATCTGGCCCAGCATGAGGATACCACAAAGTCAGCACTGTCATTGATGACTTCTAATTCTCTGGTGCCATCCCTGGTATCAGGCCCAGCTATGATGGGCCCCCAGCAGTCAGCCTCCATGGCATCCACGCCAACATCATCGTCCACCTCTCCCTCCCCATCATCCAAGAGAAAAACCGACTCTGAAGATGAGAGCGGAGAGCAGCCCAGGGACAAGAGACTTAGAACCACAATACTACCTGAACAATTAGACTACCTGTACCAACAGTACCAGGTAAATGTAAGATTCATTTCATTTATTGCATTATTTAAGAGAAACCAAGGACTTGATTGAAACAGATTACAGCTTGTATTTTGTTAGTAATTAGGAATCTTTGACACTACAACTAAAACTAACTGTACAGACTTTTTCCAACACATGTCAGAAATCcaataaaatcaataaaaccagttatattttgtttaaagccTAGATATCCTTATTTTAAACCCAGAACCTTCAGCTTAACAGCCATATGAACACCACTGTGTAGCTGTCATCACATCCTTTTCATCCTCAATTAGCTATGTTCATTTTGAAACTCAACACGCTTAACCAATTTATGTATGCATTAATTACTTGGCACACGTTCACAGACTTTCCCTTTAAATCAATACCAGTCCTGTTGTTGTCCTTTAATTTCTGCTACAAGCATTTGTTAAAAACTAACATTAGCCTGTTCTGCCTGCTGTCTCCAACCACATTTGTAATAGTTTTCCATTCAAAGATAATTAATTCAGAAAGAAAATTAGCAATGTATATttgaaacaatcaaataattGCCCATCTCATTCTTTGTTAAGTATTACTTTTTGTTAGCCCTACATTTGGTTTATATATATGTGGGAGATTTAGAGGGGAAAAAATTACTTCAAAGTCATGAATGCTGTCTAGTAGGTCTCTTATTGTTTCAAAAGTAATCCTAGTATCACTAGTGAAGAATTTAATTGCATATGTTGAAGACAATGCTGATTCAACAAAGCTTTTTATGAACATTCACTGGCTCTGATATTTCTCCTGGTTACAGTATTTACTTTGAGATTATTCTCCATAAATGACTTTGCCCCATAACATGAGTCTTTAAGTCATTTATCTGTgaagttttaaatttatttacaaatttaattttgattaaAACTAATCTTGACTCATTTTTACTTAATGATTAGGTTGATTGTAACCCAAGTAGAAAGCAGTTGGAACACATTGCTAGCACAGTCAATTTGAAGAAGAGAGTTGTGCAGGTCTGGTTTCAAAACACTCGAGCCAGAGAGCGCAAAGGCCATTACAGAGCACACCAGCAGCTCATCAACAAAAGATGCCCTTTCTGCAGAGCCCTTTTCAGAGCCAAGTCAGCTTTGGAATCTCATTTGGCTACAAAACACCCTGAAGAAATGGCCAAGGGAGATATCAATATTGATCTTATACCAGATGCCCTCATTGAGCCACCTTCACCTCACTCCCTGAGTGGGTCATCTGCATCTCATTCTGATATCAGCAAGCTTTTGCCCCCTGGTGCTGCAGCCACAATGCCCAACTATATGGCTTTCATGACCTCGGCCACTGGTTTAAATTTGCCATTCCCACCTTCAACACCAGAGCTGTTGGGCCACCCATCTTTTGATGACCCATTCTTTAAGAAGTATATGAGTGAGCTGGCCAACACTCTGACAGCCCGCCAAGAGAACCCCACTCCCTCTACCCCTTCCCACAGTACACCATCATCCTCATTGTCATCGTCCTCCACAGTTACTGCTCACTCAACACCCAAGCCCTCTCACCAGCCATCAGCCCCCAATTTCTCTGGTACCACTCGACCCGTTGATGCCCATAAACCAAAGAGCGCTGCCACTTCCTCTGCATCCAGTGATGATGCACCACTGGACCTGAGCAAACCAGTGAAGGCACCAAGCTTCGCATCATCCAGCCACAGTGATCTTTCTCCTCGGGTGAGTCTGACCGGCAGCCATGAGTTCAGTGATAGAGAGCGGGCCATGGAGCTAGAGTATTTGAGGCGGCTCAACAGTCTGGATGATTCCTTCTCTGAGACTCAGTCAGAGATGGCTGATAATGAGTACATGAATGATGTGGGTGGCAGTCCCCCTTCCCCAACACATGGGAACAGTGGTAATCTAAACCACAATGCTCACACCCCTGGCTCTTCAGGCAAAAGATACAGAACTCAGATGTCTGCTACTCAGGTACTACATCTTGTTTTTTATgggtccaattttttttttactgaaagaTATACATTTAATTCATCATCTCTCTAAATGCTTTTATATTTATCTTGTTTTGTTCTCCCATTGAAATGTCTTggtatttaagaaaaaaaaaattgaacattaaAGATAAAATACTCTGAGCTCTTTGAAacccatttttaaaaataaaaatgattttaattctCATAGTTTTTcagcattatttttttataaccaATTATTTTCAATA contains the following coding sequences:
- the LOC106070043 gene encoding zinc finger homeobox protein 3-like isoform X6; this encodes MKIDDDVLDTPDLSQGSRDLSKYPKVTSGGGKVTIPPPAHFSTTTAASSSLGTTSATDYSAFRGAGSVSRDKPGGDRTDESKGNCGYITQAHSLTNRISSSPDTSGVLHLGRKSEARPCNDHYLQSNHGAAAHQQSSHGSPSSPAGAARSAAEAVKCILCPLCRHECSGAGPLEEHLINKHNVAPEGIQRLMSMVELPLSSGMATADASVAPSSSAETGKNSSPASGEEISAGSRQNDDVKDFGDVSQEIPRDVSDRANPATPLSQRKEETTACTTVQVIPTTTTSWLTPSPQTCISTSSPIAMSATSSVTTAAASSTAMSATSTTCNASRITTIVTQDIPDNRTLSASDECKEIDLDLLDADHKDLLAIEGVDLALQEKLDKEYEDLFRCQTCHKIFINIDQLYCHQNELGHLELKQTPRGPGYLCWKKGCNQYFKTASTLQVHFREIHAKKSLSGCLSTQELEAYKFTCSQCNFSFKSIEAMQRHTLIHLMQSVTQCRICSRRVNSVAKMRRHLEIVHGDLSLSDMTVQMESIEANASLLFSSPAYEQFTAKMLLSSTKAHSRSPNDDDESVMGNLPNGFDKKDNVDRHDDDVDGDGMPEGYRDKQFMEDYVNSQSMAEEHYKDNSRKFKCHRCRVAYTSQKYLFAHNKTSQHRQWEMTDKFEDPTRPYRCDICKESFTQKNILMVHFNSVSHLHRLKQQTHINGDNIFNTSALSYNTTSPTPTTHSTSSPNSTVAHTNGSYDAVSESTTTPTNKPYKCNICKVSYNNQPSIEIHLRSVGHKTKASKLSELIQSGQVDISQALIEHPDPRTAGKQQAQIVADMIHQQATAQAASNAAAASYFNLQGMQGVMAQLSLLQGILPTSSHHLLASSAQNALAATSNAHIEAFYASLNAHNNINARESSRAEIPKTPTPKDKLSRSGDGDKIMNMIIKQDGKIEPVSHDNKTKPGLNDCKLVKDPKNLTKEEELPPNFPHAPIISRPRGFMGRFKPQLHRSLLENFGFECVMHYNEENCIENTKPKDKNQEEIIKQLEDKEDKKENGEEKMEVEDKTSEDKAEEEKSQEADIDDKKNEDKENMDLPELNKCRCLKCNKDFSNVWVLKNHEEEVHNNFVSPAYIEKFGRKFREDWEKNVPKLNENEQTGPIQLPSNPPTPTSNAEKLIPSEMPPPPPPTQSQIPQNFDLSQLSQLLPLMGLNMLPMHLPLNLPMNLSLPGFPSLMIPPLDLTQSYLPQIQSANLVDTTVTSQQQMQAAAAVAAQQAQNQKRVRTRISDDQLKVLRTYFDINNSPSEDQINKMSDQTGLPQKVIKHWFRNTLFKERQRNKDSPYNFNNPPSTSIDLDEYDRTGKLPEIKLEPEEEEESGMSMSHDYKKDNHDMKVENVSEKDDDQEEEIHNNAPLKIDLAPKNEPSDEYRKDQESHSNTSSPSNMSSIPSTPTASAPATPTPMITANALNAANSLTFSLESYAANIARLEAATFQSMGKRANRTRFTDFQIKTLQDYFERNAYPKDDELEHLSKILGLSARVIVVWFQNARQKARKIYENQPSAESAKEIASPFQRTPGLNYQCKKCSSVFQRYYELIKHQKNSCVGESNNNHKNIHSMMEDDSNYSFSNDDNSFHERQSTPSNALRDRDFHGKISEAVSSSSLTSRLTGSLPVTSSSLLSSHANSSTPTFKCDKCSLTFIRYDLWQEHQKTHVAPAMYTPFSSSSAFGMLQNLAQHEDTTKSALSLMTSNSLVPSLVSGPAMMGPQQSASMASTPTSSSTSPSPSSKRKTDSEDESGEQPRDKRLRTTILPEQLDYLYQQYQVNVDCNPSRKQLEHIASTVNLKKRVVQVWFQNTRARERKGHYRAHQQLINKRCPFCRALFRAKSALESHLATKHPEEMAKGDINIDLIPDALIEPPSPHSLSGSSASHSDISKLLPPGAAATMPNYMAFMTSATGLNLPFPPSTPELLGHPSFDDPFFKKYMSELANTLTARQENPTPSTPSHSTPSSSLSSSSTVTAHSTPKPSHQPSAPNFSGTTRPVDAHKPKSAATSSASSDDAPLDLSKPVKAPSFASSSHSDLSPRVSLTGSHEFSDRERAMELEYLRRLNSLDDSFSETQSEMADNEYMNDVGGSPPSPTHGNSGNLNHNAHTPGSSGKRYRTQMSATQVKVMKHLFQDYKTPTMAECELLGQEIGLAKRVVQVWFQNARAKEKKAKLNSGKPYSAELDFPKSPEECKLCNYKYSHKVTVQDHIFTKTHIDRVKAFLHSDDRDLDLSSSSLSNFSRTPGEPERGQNLMEDSLPSGHLAQLQAMGINTNTLGFPLGQGDISIKSAEKTELSRKEKKTDGSMSKEEQQQQVQAAMEMAMNAQMLSALGGYMPGLDPTYLSYMYGLPGYFPGMGLPVVQPGLMPGTEHMMAFDPLAYGTPLALLQIPAAAIKSVGEKLSEAGAVLARYTQDCQALADLHSVVSSADLTVAAEATLDVGYICKKCQMVYPARESCIAHQRSVCLSSASSLPKGFEPIMKLEQVQYECRACSERFSTILEFKTHCLQESHKTMLKKFKAKEAARREAAGSPSSSAPYSSSIGKSVSPSGSFTSKLSLTSPSNNNNINNNNNNMSPAHSTKPLHPSPAHQFNKLVSSPTSPAMFRSKPLAHSPGFTETGEMKRLKAE